Proteins from a genomic interval of Xanthomonas sp. AM6:
- a CDS encoding gluconolaconase yields the protein MRKTGVWLLALALVSLALFAWWPSLRPHTAARGSSAPAPTPLGWLAQLQWVAGDGVRGLADGAAARARFADPYGLAVDAHGVLYVADAGDNNRIRRIGRDGSVSTLAGGAEGFADGAAGAARFATPSGIAVDAAGTLYIADTGNHAIRTLSAQGVVSTLAGDGTAGFRDGPAAQARFNGPMGVAVDAQGRVYVADTYNDRIRVIERDGQVRTLAGGERPGYADGTGAAARFDTPTDLKLDRAGVLWIADLRNDAIRQLWPDGRVLTLAGASDASPLSRPLSLALTFDGHCYVGSDDGRVLQVTSTGHVLVLSGDRSQARLARPAGVAVAADGAVYVTDAGSARVHRLVPTTPQAAAVAPPPVTGPAAAQPLPVTQGRWPLRPQDGWHEVVGTLGEVRGNYQGESRDHLHAGLDIRGDVGQTVYAIADAKIASANATWALGKLGEGMALDQLGYIHMRVGRTAQGAVLDPQRFHLLADDSGVPERVRVLRGTRFAAGDALGTINAMAHVHLSVGANGFERNAVLLGFRDYADHYPPQIQRIELRDAGGQALPATQGRVRVPRGTGGVQIVVEAWDQVDRNLPRRRLGLYALGYDVLDARGQPLPGAAAPRPTIEFERMPADPDAVKVAYAADSGITVHGSARTRFRYVVTNTVRDGRIAEGLWQPDALPAGDYLIRITARDYSGNQATANRDLPVTLE from the coding sequence ATGAGAAAGACCGGGGTGTGGCTGCTGGCGCTGGCGCTCGTATCGCTCGCGTTGTTCGCATGGTGGCCGAGCCTGCGCCCCCACACCGCGGCGCGCGGCTCCAGCGCACCGGCGCCGACCCCGCTGGGCTGGCTGGCGCAGTTGCAGTGGGTGGCCGGCGACGGCGTGCGCGGCCTGGCCGATGGCGCCGCGGCGCGCGCACGCTTCGCCGATCCCTACGGCCTCGCGGTCGATGCGCACGGCGTGCTGTACGTCGCCGATGCCGGCGACAACAACCGCATTCGCCGCATCGGCCGCGACGGCAGCGTGTCCACCCTGGCCGGCGGCGCCGAAGGCTTCGCCGACGGCGCCGCCGGCGCGGCGCGGTTCGCGACGCCGTCGGGCATCGCCGTGGACGCGGCGGGCACGCTGTACATCGCCGACACCGGCAACCATGCGATCCGCACGCTCAGCGCGCAGGGCGTGGTGAGCACGCTGGCCGGCGACGGCACCGCCGGTTTCCGCGACGGCCCGGCCGCGCAGGCGCGCTTCAACGGCCCGATGGGCGTGGCGGTGGATGCGCAGGGGCGGGTCTACGTCGCCGACACCTACAACGACCGCATCCGCGTGATCGAGCGCGACGGCCAGGTGCGCACGCTCGCCGGCGGCGAGCGCCCCGGCTACGCGGACGGCACCGGCGCCGCCGCGCGCTTCGATACGCCGACCGACCTGAAGCTCGATCGCGCCGGCGTGCTGTGGATCGCGGACCTGCGCAACGACGCGATCCGTCAGCTGTGGCCGGACGGGCGGGTGCTCACCCTGGCCGGCGCCAGCGATGCGTCGCCGCTGTCGCGGCCGCTGAGCCTGGCGCTCACCTTCGATGGCCACTGCTACGTCGGCAGCGACGATGGCCGCGTGCTGCAGGTCACCTCGACCGGGCACGTGCTGGTGCTGTCCGGCGACCGCAGCCAGGCCCGCCTGGCGCGTCCGGCCGGCGTCGCCGTCGCCGCCGATGGCGCGGTCTACGTCACCGATGCCGGCAGCGCGCGCGTGCACCGGCTGGTACCGACCACGCCGCAGGCGGCCGCCGTGGCGCCGCCGCCGGTGACCGGGCCGGCCGCCGCGCAGCCGCTGCCGGTCACCCAGGGCCGCTGGCCGCTGCGCCCGCAGGACGGCTGGCACGAAGTGGTCGGTACGCTTGGCGAAGTGCGCGGCAACTACCAGGGCGAGAGCCGCGACCACCTGCATGCGGGCCTGGACATCCGCGGCGACGTCGGGCAGACGGTCTACGCCATCGCCGACGCCAAGATCGCCAGCGCCAATGCGACCTGGGCGCTGGGCAAGCTCGGCGAAGGCATGGCGCTGGACCAGCTCGGCTACATCCACATGCGCGTGGGCCGCACCGCGCAGGGCGCGGTGCTGGATCCGCAGCGTTTCCACCTGCTCGCCGACGACAGCGGTGTGCCCGAGCGGGTGCGGGTGCTGCGCGGCACCCGCTTCGCCGCCGGCGACGCGCTGGGCACGATCAATGCGATGGCGCACGTGCACCTGAGCGTGGGCGCCAACGGCTTCGAGCGCAACGCGGTGCTGCTGGGCTTCCGCGACTACGCCGACCACTATCCGCCGCAGATCCAGCGCATCGAGCTGCGCGATGCGGGCGGCCAGGCGCTGCCGGCCACGCAGGGGCGCGTGCGGGTGCCGCGCGGCACCGGCGGCGTGCAGATCGTGGTGGAGGCCTGGGACCAGGTGGACCGCAACCTGCCGCGGCGGCGCCTGGGACTGTACGCGCTCGGCTACGACGTGCTCGACGCGCGCGGCCAGCCGCTGCCGGGCGCGGCAGCGCCGCGGCCGACCATCGAGTTCGAGCGCATGCCCGCCGATCCGGACGCGGTCAAGGTGGCCTACGCCGCCGACAGCGGCATCACCGTGCACGGCAGCGCGCGCACCCGTTTCCGCTACGTGGTGACCAACACGGTGCGCGACGGCCGCATCGCCGAAGGCCTGTGGCAACCGGACGCGCTGCCCGCCGGCGATTACCTGATCCGCATCACCGCGCGCGACTACAGCGGCAACCAGGCCACGGCCAATCGCGATCTGCCGGTGACGCTGGAATAG